Within the Polaribacter pectinis genome, the region ATAATTTTCAATCGCTTTAATAATCAATTTTACAGCATCTACATAAAAATCTTGGTTGATGTTTTCAAAAGTATCAGTTGCTTTATGATAATCTTTATGGTCTTCTACACCAAAATAAATAAACGGAATTTTCTCTTTATGAAAAATTCTGTGATCAGAAGAAAACGTCCAATCGTCTTTTGATTTATCAGTAGGGTTGTCATGTCCGAACAACAAAGTTATTGGAGATTCTATATTTTGAAGCGGTTCTTTCAACTGCGGATAATGATGCAAACCAGATGCATATAATTGCAAAGAATCGTTATGAGCTATCATATCCATATTAATATTTAAAACGATATTTTGTTTGTCAGTATAGTTTTTTAAGAAATAATCTGCACCTAAAGAACCAATTTCTTCAGCATCTACAGCAGCAAAAACCAACGTATGTTTTGGTTTGTTTTTTTTGAAATAAGAAGCAATTGCAAACAAAGCAGCAGTTCCAGAAGCATCGTCATCTGCGCCATTGTAAATTTCTCCATTTTTAACGCCTAAATGATCTAAATGCCCAGTAATTACTATTGTTTTGTCAATTTTTCCAGAAATTTTTCCAATTACATTTCCACCAATAACTGTTGTGTCAGAAATGTTTTCTGCATCTTTTTCAATTCCAGCTATTGGAAACATTCTCAATCTTCTTTTACCTGAAAATGTATAAGGAAACTCTTGAATGTAAGAATCGTCAAACATTTTTTCTAAACTTATTTCTTCGAATCTTTTAGCGATAAATTTTTGAGCTTTGTAATTTCCAGCTTTAGAGAAACCTCTTCCTTCCAAAGAATCGTGAGATAAGATTTTAATGCTTTCTAAAAGCATATCTTTATCAAATTGATTGTTTTTAGGTGAATTACAGCCAATAAATATGGTTGTAAATAAAGTTAGTAACAAGAATTTAGTTTTCATAATTATTTTATTTTAAACGAAGATAAATGTTTTATATAATTTATTTTGATAAAATTATAAACCTAATTTTTTTCTTTCTTGGGTATCTGCAACTCCATTTTTACTCCAATAAGCAGATTGTATTGTCTTTATCTTTTCAGCTTTGGTCGTTAACGTTTTTCCTCTTCTTTTTGAAGTTTCTTCCCAACTTTCAATAATAAATGGAAATTCTTTAGTAGCTTTTATAGTTAAGGTTCTTTCTAATTCAAGATAATTAATTGAATACACAATAAAACCTTCTTTTTCATCTAAAGAAGTTTCGGCTTTATAGGCTTTTATTTTTTGATGATTCAAAGCTAAAAACTCAAAAGAGGGAATTATATCAAATTTTCCAATGGGTAAATTCTTCGGATTTATTCGTAAAACATTCCACAATTCATTTTCTAAAATATTTTTTTCCAGAGACAATTTTCTATCAGCATTACTTTCGAAATACGAGTGAAAATCAATTTTAAATTGTTCTCTGTTATTCAATTGAACAAAAGTATTTCCACACCATTCTTGTGCAGAAAAAGTAATTTTAATCGCATTTTCGTTTGTGTTGATAGGAGAGAAGGTACTTGTCATTAAAGAATATGGATAAATTCCTGTTACATATTTTTTAGTGCTATTCAGTTTTAGAATTGGTATATTTTTATCATTTCTATTATCTGCTTTCACTTGTTTTTCAGGCAGAAAATCTTCCGTAACAAAAATGTTTACAGCTGTTCCTTCATGGATTTCTCCATACCTATTTTGCGATAATTTATAAGAAGTTATTTCTGCTTTTCCTTGATACCAATAGTTGTTAAATTTTGAATGCTTTTGAGCAACTTCTACAGATTTTGTAGTCGTTTTTTTAGGTTCCATATTATTACAAAAAACGAATAATAATGTGGTTGCAAAAATTGGAAGTGCTATTTTTAGTGAAAGTTTCATCGTATAATATTTAAAGTACTAATTTACAATAATAAAGAAAGGATTAGAAGATAGATTTTTATTAATTTTCATTTGAAAATCTACTTAAAAGAAAAGACTTTCATTATTTACAATGAAAGTCTTTCAGAAATATTTTAAAATCGAATTATTCTTCTTTTTTCTCTTCTTTATTTTCTTTAGAATTATTTGCCTTTTCTTTTAATTCTTCAAAATTATGTGCATTTTTAATTTCAATTTGAGTTGGGAAAGGTAAATCTATTCCTGCTTCATCCATCGCATTTTGTGTATTTAAAATAACTTTAGAAAACGCTTTAACAACATCTGGTCTGTCACTATTTGTCCACCATCGAACTCTAATTGTCAACCAACTATCTGCTTGATCCCAAGGTAACACATCTACTGGTTTTTCACTACTTACACCTTCTGTGTTTTCAATAGTTTCTTTTAAAATTTGCATAGCTTTTTCTCTGTCTTGGTCATAACCTAAACCAATATCATATTGCGAACGAATTAAATCGTTAGCAGTAATTACTTTAACAGAATTTGTATAGATTTCACTATTAGGAACAACAATTCTCTTTCCATTGTATTGTCTGATTATTGTCGCTCTCGTTTCAATTCGTTCTACAGTTCCTTCAAAACCATTTACAACAATTTGGTCGCCAATTTCAAAAGGCCTTCTCATCAAAATTAATATACCAGCTAACCAGTTTTGTAAAATGTCTTTAAATGCAAAACCAATGGCTACAGAACTTACACCCAAACCAGCAATTAAATCAGCCGGACTTAAATTAGGAGACATTATCGTTAATGATAGCATTACACCAACTATTAATAAAACCCATTTGGTAAAACTTCCTAAAATTTCTCCGAAATTGTCTCTTCCTCTCTTTTTTAGAAGTTTTTTCACAGTTCTTCCAAAGAAACGAGCGATATAAATAAAAGCAATAAAGACTAAAATTGCGACTAATATATTTGGAATGTTTTTTATAAAACCATCCAACCAAGTGTCTAATTTTTCTATAATACTTTGTGTGTTAACATCTAATTCTCCTTTTTGATCTTTAGGTGTTTCTTGTATAAATAATGATAACATAAGTTTGTTTTTTGATGCAGTAAAATTAAGGACACAAATAGAAATAATTTAACTGAAATCAATTTAACATGAACTCAAAACAAAAAAAGACCATCAATTAAGATGGTCTTTTCTAAACAAACAACTAATTCTAAAACCTTTGATAGTTTAAGAAAATTTTCAATATTTATAAAGTTGTCAGTATGAGTGAAAAGAAAAAATATTTTCTAAACACTCATTTTGACATCAAGAGCTTTTTAGAAGCAGTATTTATTTTCTGCTTTTACTTTTTCTGCGATTTCATTACGTAAATCTACAATATCTGGATAATTCGCATATTTAGTAAAACGCTTTAATCCCATTAATAACATACGTTGCTCATCACCTTCAGCAAAAGAAATAATACTTTCTTTTCCTTTTTCTTCAATCTTATCTACTGCGTGGTATAAATATAATTTAGACATTGCAATTTGTACAGATTGAGAATCTTCTCCAAAACGTTTTGCATTTTTCTCTGTTCTTAAAATTGCAGATTCTGCCATATAGATTTCAATTAAGATATCTGCAGCTGCAATTAATAACTGTTGGTGCTTTTCCATATCAGCTCCATATTTTTGAAGTGCAGAACCAGCTACCATTAAGAACGTTTTTTTCAATTTAGAAATCATGTGTTTTTCTTCAGAAAATAATTCAGAAAAATCTGGAGTTTCAAAAGAAGGAATTCCCATTAAATCTTCTTGTACTTTAGTTGCAGGACCTAATAAATCAACATGACCTTTCATGGCTTTTTTGATTAACATTCCTACAGAAAGCATTCTATTAATTTCGTTTGTTCCTTCGTAAATACGAGCAATTCTAGCATCTCTCCAAGCAGATTCCATAGGAGTTTCTTCAGAGAATCCCATTCCACCAAAAATTTGAATTCCTTCATCTGCACAATTTTGTACATCTTCAGAAACGGCAACTTTTAAAATAGAACATTCAATTGCATATTCCTCAACACCTTTTAACTCTGCTTCTTGATGCGTGTTTCCAGCTTCAACTCTCATTGCAATTCTATCTTCGATATTTTTTGCAGCTCTATAAGAAGCAGATTCACCAACATAAGCATCAGTTGTCATTTCTGCTAACTTTACTTTAATTGCACCAAAATCTGCAATAGGAGTTTTAAATTGTTTACGTTCTGTAGCATATTTTACTGCATGAGTAACAACTCTTCTTTGAGAATCTAAACAAGCCGCAGCTAATTTAATACGACCAACATTTAAAGCATTCATGGCAATTTTAAAACCTTCACCACGACCAGCTAACATATTTTCTACAGGAACGACAGTATCATTAAAAAATACTTGTCTTGTAGATGAAGCTCTAATTCCTAATTTGTGCTCTTCTTCACCTAAAGTAATTCCGTTTGCATTGTCTTTATCATATTCTACAATAAAACCAGTAATGTTTTTATCACCTTCAATACGTGCAAAAACAATCATTAAACGACAAAAACCTGCGTTAGAAATCCACATTTTTTGTCCATTAATCTTGTATGATTTTCCATCAGCAGATAATTCAGCAGTTGTTTTTCCTGAATTGGCATCAGAACCAGCTCCAGGTTCTGTTAAACAATACGCTCCAAACCATTCTCCTGTTGCTAATTTAGGAACATATTTTTCTTTTTGTTCTTGTGTTCCATATAAAGTAATTGGCATTGTTCCAATTCCTGTATGAGCACCAAAAGCAGTACTAAAAGAACCTGTTCCACTTGAAATATAATCACAAGTTAACATTGTAGAAACAAATCCCATTCCTAATCCACCAAATTCTTCAGGTACAGCAACACCTAAAAAACCTAATTCTCCAGCTTTACGCATTACATCTTCTGTTAATGCATAATCTTTAGCTTCAAAACGAGCTTTATGAGGAATGATTTCTCTGTCATTAAATTCCATAACAGCTTCTTTCATCATTTGCTGCTCTTCTGTAAAATCTTCTGGAGTAAAAACGTCTTCACAATTAGTTTCTTTCACTAGGAATTGTCCTCCTCTTAATAATTCTGCCATTTTTGTTGTTTTAATATTTTTAGAAGAAAGAAAAGAGAGAATAGATTCTAGATGATATCTTAAAAATCTTCTGTTTTTTCTTCGAAACTTGTTAATTTTTATTTTGATTAGAAACCAAGATTTCTCTTTATGTTTCTCAACTCTTTGTTCTTAATTAAGGAACTCGAAAATACCTGCAGCACCTTGTCCAGTTCCCACACACATTGTTACCATTCCGTATTTTCCTTGCATATTTCTCTTACGCATTTCGTCGAATAATTGAACAGATAATTTTGCTCCTGTACAACCTAATGGATGTCCTAATGCAATTGCACCACCATTTACGTTAATGATGTCTGCATCTAATCCTAATTCACGAATTACAGCTAAAGATTGAGAAGCAAAAGCTTCGTTCAATTCAATTAAGCTAATGTCTTCTTGTTTTAATCCTGCTTGTTTTAATGCTTTTGGAATTGCAGCAACGGGTCCAATTCCCATAATTCTTGGCTCTACACCAGCTGCAGCGTAACTTACCAATCTTGCAATTGGTTTGATGTTTAATTCCTTTACCATGTCTTCACTCATCACCATAACAAAAGCAGCACCATCACTTGTTTGAGATGAATTACCTGCAGTAACACTTCCGTTCGTTGCAAAAACTGGGCGTAAACGTTCTAGGCCAGCAATGTTAGATCCTTTTCTTGGTCCTTCATCTTTGCTTACTGTATATTTTCTTGTTGCTTTTTTTCCATTTGCATCTACAAAAGTTTCTTCAACTTCTATAGGTACAATTTGATCTTGAAAACGGTCTTCAGCTTGTGCTTTTAATGCTTTTAAATGAGAATTTAAAGCAAACTCATCTTGGTCTTTACGAGAAACATTGTATTTCTCTGCAACAGCTTCTGCTGTGTTTCCCATTCCCCAATAATAATCTGCGTGACCATCTGCAACTGTATCGTAGTTTAACTCTGGTTTAAAACCTGTCATTGGTACAGAACTCATGCTTTCTGCGCCACCTGCAATAATACAATCTGCCATTCCAGATTGAATTTTAGCAACTGCCATTGCAATAGTTTCTATTCCTGAAGAACAAAAACGATTTACGGTTACACCAGGAACATCAACAATTTCTAATCCCATTAAAGAGATTAAACGTGCCATGTTTAGTCCTTGAGAACCTTCTGGCATTGCATTACCAACAATTACATCGTCAATTCGTTTTTTATCGAATTCTGGTAAATTTTTCATTAAATGTTGAATAGTTTCTGCAGCTAATTCATCAGCTCTTTTAAAACGGAATGCACCTCTTTTAGATTTTGCTACTGCTGTTCTATATCCTTGTACTATATATACTGTTTTCATTTTTTTTTAAAGATTTTTAGAGTCAAGAATCAAGAGACAAGACTGTCATGGTTCTTTTATCTTGGTTCTTGGTTCTAATTACGTAACGGTTTCCCAGTTTTTAACATGTGTTGAATACGCTCTAACGTTTTACGTTCTGTACATAAACTTAAAAACGCTTCACGTTCTAAGTCTAATAAATACTGTTCAGAAACTTTTGTTGGTTCTGATAAATCTCCACCAGCCATTACATAGGCTAATTTGTTTGCAATTTTCTGATCGTGTTCAGAAATAAATCTACTTGCTTGCATAGAATCTGTAGCTACCATAAAAGCACCCAAAGCTTGTTTACCTAAAACTAACACGTCTTTACGTGAAACAGGCTGTGTATAACCAGCTTCAGCCATTAAAATAGCGTGTTTTTTTGCTTCAGCAATTTGTCTATCTTTATTTACGACAACAACATCTTTTCCATGTTGAAGTAAACCTAAATCGAAAGCTTCGTAAGCAGAAGTTGCTACTTTTGCAGTACCGATAGTTAAGAAATTTTCTTGTAAAACATTTAACTGAACATCTCCTTTTCTAAAAGTGTCTGATGCACGTAGAGCCATTTCTTTAGAACCACCACCACCTGGAATAACACCTACTCCAAATTCTACTAATCCCATATAAGTTTCTGCTGCTGCAACTACTTTATCTGCATGTAAAGAAATTTCACATCCACCACCTAAAGCCATTCCATGAGGAGCAGAAATAGTTGGAATTGCAGAATAACGCATGCGCATCATTGTATCTTGGAAATATTTAATAGCCATGTTTAGCTCATCATATTCTTGTTCTGCTGCCATCATAAATATCATTCCGATATTTGCTCCAACAGAAAAGTTTGCTGCTTGATTTCCTACAACTAAACCTTGGTAATTTTTTTCAGCTAAATCAATTGCTTTATTAACTGCTGCTAAAACATCACCACCAATTGTATTCATTTTAGATTGGAATTCTAAATTTAAAATTCCATCACCTAAATCTTCAATTACTGCACCAGAGTTTTTCCAAACTTCGCTAGATTTTCTAATATTATCTAAAATGATAAATGAATCTTGACCTGGTTTTTTAGTTTGTTTTTTCGAAGGAATATCATAATAATGAGTTGCTCCTTCTTTTACTGTATAGAAAGATTCGTTACCACTTGCTAACATTTCTGTAACCCAAGTTGCAACTTCATGTCCTTCCGCTTTCATAATCTCAACACCTTTGGCAATACCAACTGCATCCCAAATTTGAAAAGGACCATGTTCCCAACCAAATCCAGCTCTTAAACCATCATCAATTCTATATAATTCGTCAGAAATTTCTGGAATTCTATTTTGAACATAGGCAAACATTGCTCCGAAAGATTTTCTGTAAAATTCTCCAGCTTTGTCTTTTCCAGCAACTAAAACTTTAAATCTATCAGTTACATTATCAATCGTTTTCGTTAATTCTAAAGTTGCAAATTTTGCAGATTTCTTTTCTCTATATTCTAAAGTATTTAAGTCTAATGATAAAATGTTTCTTTTTCCATTAGCATCTTTGGTCATTTTGTAAAAACCTTGTTTGGTTTTACTTCCTAACATTTTGTTTTCCATCATGTGGTTTACAAAATCAGGAATTACAAATTGATCTTTCATTTCATCATTAGGGCAATTGTCTTTTACACCATTTGCTGTGTGAACCAAAGTGTCTAAACCAACTACATCAATTGTTCTAAATGTTGCAGATTTTGGTCTTCCAATAACTGGACCCGTCAATTTATCTACTTCTTCAATAGTTAACCCCATGTCTTTTACAACGTGAAATAAACTCATAATTCCGAAGATTCCAATTCTATTTCCAATAAATGCAGGAGTATCTTTAGCTAAAACAGAAGTTTTACCTAAAAATTTATCTCCATATTCCATTAAGAAATCTGTAACTTCTTGTTTACAGTTTGGTCCTGGAACAACCTCAAATAACTTTAAATATCTTGGAGGATTAAAAAAGTGAGTTACCGCAAAATGCTTTTGGAAATCTTCACTTCTTCCTTCATTCATAAACTTGATAGGAATACCAGAAGTGTTAGAAGTAATTAACGTTCCTGGAGTTCTGTGTTTTTCTAGTTTTTCAAAAACTATTTTTTTGATATCTAGTCTTTCCACAACAACTTCCATAATCCAATCTACATCTGCTACTTTAGCAATATCGTCTTCTAAATTACCAGTGGTAATTCTGTCTGCGAATTTCTTACTATAAATAGGTGAAGGTTTTGAATTTAATGAAGCTGATAATGCATCGTTTACTAAACGATTACGAACAACTTTGTCTTCTAACGTTAATCCTTTTGCTTTTTCTTTGTCGTTTAATTCTCTTGGAACGATGTCCAACAAAAGAACTTCTACGCCAATGTTTGCAAAGTGACATGCAATACCAGATCCCATAATACCGGAACCAATAATTGCTACTTTTTTAATTCTTCTAGTCATTTGTTTGATTTTATACTGCTTTATTACTAACTTCTGAATAAATATCTTTGTCAGCGATTAATTTATTTATAGTTGAGGTTACATTAAAGAAACCTTCCAAATCTTTTTCTGACACATTTTTTGCAACAGTTTCATTAAACTGAATTACATGCCCTTTAGAAACTGCACGCATTTCTTTACCATAATCTGTCAATTTTATGATAACACTTCTTCCATCTTCAGGATTTTTCTCTCTGCAAATAGCACCTTTATCTTCCATATTTTTTAAAATTCTAGAAAGACTTGTTGGTTCCATCCCCATTAAAGGACCTAAAGCTGTAGAAGGAGTTCCGTTTTCTTTATCAATATTTAATAGCACAAAAGCTGTTGCCATTGTACTGTTATGATTTGCTGCCTGTTCATTATACAGCTTTGCAACTGCTTGCCAAGTTGCTCTTAATTGATGATCTATGGATTTATGCTTATTCATTGCATCAAAGATATAAAAATTTATTATGCACGCATAGTAAATTTGAAAAAAGTTATGCGTGCATAGTAAATTTAACAAAAAATTAAGTTGTAACGTTTATGATCATTTATACACTAATAGATAGAAAATATGTAAGTTTGTAGTTACTTGTAGCTTTCAGAAAAACCAATAATAATCGATGAAAAATTTATTAGAAGTTAATAATGTTGTAAAAAATTATGGAGATTTTAGAGCATTAAATGATGTTTCCATTCATATTCCTAAAGGATGTGTTTTTGGCTTATTAGGACCAAATGGCGCAGGAAAAACATCATTAATTAGAATTGTAAATCAAATAACAATGCCAGATGCTGGATCTATTATTTTAGATGGAGAAGCTTTGGCGCCACATCATACTGCACAAATAGGTTATTTGCCAGAAGAAAGAGGTTTGTATAAATCTATGAAAGTTGGTGAACAAGCATTGTATTTAGCACAACTAAAAGGTTTGTCTAAATCTGAAGCTAAAAAACGCTTAAAATATTGGTTCGATAAGTTTGATATTTCTGCATGGTGGAATAAGAAAATCGAAGAATTATCAAAAGGAATGGCGCAAAAAGTACAGTTTATTGTTACGGTTATGCACAATCCTAAATTATTAATTTTTGATGAACCTTTTTCTGGTTTCGACCCAATAAACGCACAATTAATAGCAAAAGAAATTTTACAATTAAGAGATGAAGGCGCAACCATTATTTTCTCGACACATAGAATGGAATCTGTAGAAGAAATGTGTGATGAAATTGCTTTGATAGATAAATCGAATAAAATTTTAGATGGAAAGTTAGTTGACATTAAACGAGAGTTTAGAACACATACTTTTCAAGTTGGTTTAAATACAGCTAACCCAAAAGAAGTGGAGGCTAAATTAAAAGAGAATTTTGAGGTTTTTCCTGCTGATTTTAAGTTATTAGGAAACGAGTTGACTTTAAATGTTAAATTGAATCAGAATAATTCTGCAAACGACTTATTATCATTTCTAACAAGTAGAGGAGAAGTACAGCATTTTGTAGAGTTAATACCAAGTGCAAATGACATTTTTATTCAAGCAATAAATAAAAATAAGTAAGAAAATGAGCAAGTTAAAACTAATTATTCACAGAGAATTTATTGCAAAGGTTAGGAATAAATCATTTTTAATTATGACTTTTTTAAGTCCGATTTTAATGGTTGGGATGGGAGCTTTGGTTTTCTTTTTAATGAAAAAGAACGACGAAAAAATTAAAGAAATTGTATATGTAGACGAATCTGGTTTGTTTTCTAAAGACGATTTTAAAGATACAAAAACAGTTCACTATCAGGACTTTACTCCGTTAGGAATACAAGAAACTAAAAAGAAGGTTGAAGATGGAGATTATTATGGAGTATTATACATTCCGAAGCAAGATAGTTTAGAGATTTTAGCAAAGTCGATTGAGTTTTATTCTAAAGATTCTCCTGGAATGTCTGTAATGAATTCATTAGAAAGTAAAGTTGAAACAAAATTTAGAAATGAAAAACTGAATAATTTTGGCATTGATTTAGAAAAAATAGAAGCATCAAAAAT harbors:
- a CDS encoding M20/M25/M40 family metallo-hydrolase gives rise to the protein MKTKFLLLTLFTTIFIGCNSPKNNQFDKDMLLESIKILSHDSLEGRGFSKAGNYKAQKFIAKRFEEISLEKMFDDSYIQEFPYTFSGKRRLRMFPIAGIEKDAENISDTTVIGGNVIGKISGKIDKTIVITGHLDHLGVKNGEIYNGADDDASGTAALFAIASYFKKNKPKHTLVFAAVDAEEIGSLGADYFLKNYTDKQNIVLNINMDMIAHNDSLQLYASGLHHYPQLKEPLQNIESPITLLFGHDNPTDKSKDDWTFSSDHRIFHKEKIPFIYFGVEDHKDYHKATDTFENINQDFYVDAVKLIIKAIENYDSFLE
- a CDS encoding septum formation inhibitor Maf, with protein sequence MKLSLKIALPIFATTLLFVFCNNMEPKKTTTKSVEVAQKHSKFNNYWYQGKAEITSYKLSQNRYGEIHEGTAVNIFVTEDFLPEKQVKADNRNDKNIPILKLNSTKKYVTGIYPYSLMTSTFSPINTNENAIKITFSAQEWCGNTFVQLNNREQFKIDFHSYFESNADRKLSLEKNILENELWNVLRINPKNLPIGKFDIIPSFEFLALNHQKIKAYKAETSLDEKEGFIVYSINYLELERTLTIKATKEFPFIIESWEETSKRRGKTLTTKAEKIKTIQSAYWSKNGVADTQERKKLGL
- a CDS encoding mechanosensitive ion channel family protein gives rise to the protein MLSLFIQETPKDQKGELDVNTQSIIEKLDTWLDGFIKNIPNILVAILVFIAFIYIARFFGRTVKKLLKKRGRDNFGEILGSFTKWVLLIVGVMLSLTIMSPNLSPADLIAGLGVSSVAIGFAFKDILQNWLAGILILMRRPFEIGDQIVVNGFEGTVERIETRATIIRQYNGKRIVVPNSEIYTNSVKVITANDLIRSQYDIGLGYDQDREKAMQILKETIENTEGVSSEKPVDVLPWDQADSWLTIRVRWWTNSDRPDVVKAFSKVILNTQNAMDEAGIDLPFPTQIEIKNAHNFEELKEKANNSKENKEEKKEE
- a CDS encoding acyl-CoA dehydrogenase family protein, which translates into the protein MAELLRGGQFLVKETNCEDVFTPEDFTEEQQMMKEAVMEFNDREIIPHKARFEAKDYALTEDVMRKAGELGFLGVAVPEEFGGLGMGFVSTMLTCDYISSGTGSFSTAFGAHTGIGTMPITLYGTQEQKEKYVPKLATGEWFGAYCLTEPGAGSDANSGKTTAELSADGKSYKINGQKMWISNAGFCRLMIVFARIEGDKNITGFIVEYDKDNANGITLGEEEHKLGIRASSTRQVFFNDTVVPVENMLAGRGEGFKIAMNALNVGRIKLAAACLDSQRRVVTHAVKYATERKQFKTPIADFGAIKVKLAEMTTDAYVGESASYRAAKNIEDRIAMRVEAGNTHQEAELKGVEEYAIECSILKVAVSEDVQNCADEGIQIFGGMGFSEETPMESAWRDARIARIYEGTNEINRMLSVGMLIKKAMKGHVDLLGPATKVQEDLMGIPSFETPDFSELFSEEKHMISKLKKTFLMVAGSALQKYGADMEKHQQLLIAAADILIEIYMAESAILRTEKNAKRFGEDSQSVQIAMSKLYLYHAVDKIEEKGKESIISFAEGDEQRMLLMGLKRFTKYANYPDIVDLRNEIAEKVKAENKYCF
- a CDS encoding acetyl-CoA C-acyltransferase; the protein is MKTVYIVQGYRTAVAKSKRGAFRFKRADELAAETIQHLMKNLPEFDKKRIDDVIVGNAMPEGSQGLNMARLISLMGLEIVDVPGVTVNRFCSSGIETIAMAVAKIQSGMADCIIAGGAESMSSVPMTGFKPELNYDTVADGHADYYWGMGNTAEAVAEKYNVSRKDQDEFALNSHLKALKAQAEDRFQDQIVPIEVEETFVDANGKKATRKYTVSKDEGPRKGSNIAGLERLRPVFATNGSVTAGNSSQTSDGAAFVMVMSEDMVKELNIKPIARLVSYAAAGVEPRIMGIGPVAAIPKALKQAGLKQEDISLIELNEAFASQSLAVIRELGLDADIINVNGGAIALGHPLGCTGAKLSVQLFDEMRKRNMQGKYGMVTMCVGTGQGAAGIFEFLN
- a CDS encoding 3-hydroxyacyl-CoA dehydrogenase/enoyl-CoA hydratase family protein — translated: MTRRIKKVAIIGSGIMGSGIACHFANIGVEVLLLDIVPRELNDKEKAKGLTLEDKVVRNRLVNDALSASLNSKPSPIYSKKFADRITTGNLEDDIAKVADVDWIMEVVVERLDIKKIVFEKLEKHRTPGTLITSNTSGIPIKFMNEGRSEDFQKHFAVTHFFNPPRYLKLFEVVPGPNCKQEVTDFLMEYGDKFLGKTSVLAKDTPAFIGNRIGIFGIMSLFHVVKDMGLTIEEVDKLTGPVIGRPKSATFRTIDVVGLDTLVHTANGVKDNCPNDEMKDQFVIPDFVNHMMENKMLGSKTKQGFYKMTKDANGKRNILSLDLNTLEYREKKSAKFATLELTKTIDNVTDRFKVLVAGKDKAGEFYRKSFGAMFAYVQNRIPEISDELYRIDDGLRAGFGWEHGPFQIWDAVGIAKGVEIMKAEGHEVATWVTEMLASGNESFYTVKEGATHYYDIPSKKQTKKPGQDSFIILDNIRKSSEVWKNSGAVIEDLGDGILNLEFQSKMNTIGGDVLAAVNKAIDLAEKNYQGLVVGNQAANFSVGANIGMIFMMAAEQEYDELNMAIKYFQDTMMRMRYSAIPTISAPHGMALGGGCEISLHADKVVAAAETYMGLVEFGVGVIPGGGGSKEMALRASDTFRKGDVQLNVLQENFLTIGTAKVATSAYEAFDLGLLQHGKDVVVVNKDRQIAEAKKHAILMAEAGYTQPVSRKDVLVLGKQALGAFMVATDSMQASRFISEHDQKIANKLAYVMAGGDLSEPTKVSEQYLLDLEREAFLSLCTERKTLERIQHMLKTGKPLRN
- a CDS encoding MarR family winged helix-turn-helix transcriptional regulator gives rise to the protein MNKHKSIDHQLRATWQAVAKLYNEQAANHNSTMATAFVLLNIDKENGTPSTALGPLMGMEPTSLSRILKNMEDKGAICREKNPEDGRSVIIKLTDYGKEMRAVSKGHVIQFNETVAKNVSEKDLEGFFNVTSTINKLIADKDIYSEVSNKAV
- a CDS encoding ABC transporter ATP-binding protein, with translation MKNLLEVNNVVKNYGDFRALNDVSIHIPKGCVFGLLGPNGAGKTSLIRIVNQITMPDAGSIILDGEALAPHHTAQIGYLPEERGLYKSMKVGEQALYLAQLKGLSKSEAKKRLKYWFDKFDISAWWNKKIEELSKGMAQKVQFIVTVMHNPKLLIFDEPFSGFDPINAQLIAKEILQLRDEGATIIFSTHRMESVEEMCDEIALIDKSNKILDGKLVDIKREFRTHTFQVGLNTANPKEVEAKLKENFEVFPADFKLLGNELTLNVKLNQNNSANDLLSFLTSRGEVQHFVELIPSANDIFIQAINKNK